Proteins encoded within one genomic window of Candidatus Nezhaarchaeota archaeon:
- a CDS encoding NADH-quinone oxidoreductase subunit B family protein — MQKVAAWARLRSPWILHVNTGACNSCDIEVLAALTPRFDVERFGALLKPSPRHADVIVITGPVTRQAAERIRRVYEQTPDPKFVIAIGSCAISGGVFQGCYGVIGGVDKVVPVDVYVPGCPPRPDAIIYGVVKLVEKVSKGG; from the coding sequence ATCCAGAAAGTCGCAGCATGGGCTCGACTAAGATCTCCATGGATACTTCATGTTAACACTGGAGCTTGTAATTCATGCGACATCGAAGTCCTGGCAGCGCTAACGCCTAGGTTTGACGTTGAGCGCTTTGGTGCTCTACTTAAGCCATCTCCAAGGCATGCGGACGTTATTGTTATCACCGGGCCAGTTACTAGACAGGCAGCTGAGAGGATAAGGAGAGTGTACGAGCAAACTCCTGACCCTAAGTTCGTGATCGCAATAGGTAGCTGTGCAATAAGTGGAGGGGTCTTTCAAGGTTGTTATGGCGTAATAGGAGGAGTTGACAAGGTTGTACCCGTTGATGTTTATGTGCCTGGATGCCCCCCAAGACCTGATGCCATAATATACGGAGTGGTCAAGCTCGTAGAAAAGGTGAGCAAAGGTGGCTAG
- a CDS encoding NADH-quinone oxidoreductase subunit C, producing the protein MASGHLEVINSLKDELKEGLLDVRYLPERRALLALVDRTLVLKAIEVLNKISRGEVHLTTISGADLGEDFIELTYFLWLLPQRLRVFVKTKLSKDDLKIQSIVSIVPAAVLYEREVYEMLGVAFEGHPKLERLFLPEDWPKDVYPLRRG; encoded by the coding sequence GTGGCTAGTGGTCACCTTGAAGTGATAAACTCTTTAAAGGATGAGCTTAAAGAGGGACTCTTGGACGTTAGATACTTGCCTGAGAGGAGGGCTTTACTAGCCCTAGTTGATAGAACCTTAGTACTCAAGGCAATTGAAGTGCTTAATAAGATCAGCAGGGGCGAAGTACATTTAACGACGATAAGTGGAGCTGACCTTGGTGAAGACTTCATAGAATTGACGTACTTTTTATGGCTCCTACCTCAGAGACTTCGTGTTTTCGTAAAGACTAAACTCTCTAAGGACGATTTGAAAATTCAGAGCATAGTGAGCATAGTACCAGCAGCAGTACTCTACGAGCGTGAGGTCTACGAGATGCTTGGGGTCGCTTTTGAAGGGCATCCAAAACTAGAAAGACTCTTCTTGCCTGAAGATTGGCCTAAAGATGTGTACCCATTAAGGAGGGGATAA
- a CDS encoding nickel-dependent hydrogenase large subunit: protein MSSIDLIVGPIHPALHEPERFVFKIDGEIVVDVEPRLGYVHRGIEKALSERSYIKDIYLIERVCGICNVAHTLAAVQAIEQAFGVEVPRRSKYLRTIVHELNRVHSHLLILGVACELIGFDTLFMLFWRDREVVLDLIEMVTGNRVMSAYNIIGGVRRNISDFEAFQIRKALNSLAERVKRYKRVFMDDPTIRARCANVGYLSKTKALTLGAVGPTARGSGLELDVRVDEPYAAFDEIRYSAVVYNDGDTWARFMVRLDELLASIEIINECFDKMPSGPIRVPVPETAPRSAEGVSIIEAPRGELIHHVYTKKGDDRPLRYRIRTPTYANIPAVCEMLKGCYIADIPAILVSIDPCFSCTDRVALVDISSGEKKIINVSSLARRSTK, encoded by the coding sequence ATGTCGAGTATCGATCTAATCGTGGGACCAATACATCCAGCCCTTCATGAGCCTGAGAGGTTCGTGTTTAAAATTGATGGTGAGATAGTCGTCGATGTAGAGCCGAGATTGGGTTACGTACATAGGGGAATAGAGAAAGCATTGTCTGAGAGGAGTTACATCAAAGACATATACTTGATTGAGAGAGTTTGTGGCATATGTAATGTAGCTCACACATTGGCAGCTGTTCAGGCCATTGAGCAAGCCTTCGGCGTTGAGGTACCTCGAAGATCTAAATATCTTCGCACTATAGTTCACGAGCTCAACAGAGTACACAGCCATCTATTGATACTTGGTGTTGCCTGTGAGCTTATAGGATTCGATACCCTATTCATGCTGTTTTGGAGGGACAGAGAGGTAGTTTTGGACCTCATCGAGATGGTAACTGGTAACAGGGTTATGTCTGCATATAACATCATAGGCGGCGTTAGGAGGAATATAAGTGACTTTGAGGCTTTCCAAATTAGGAAGGCCCTCAACTCCTTAGCTGAGAGGGTTAAGCGCTATAAGAGGGTCTTCATGGACGATCCAACCATAAGGGCTCGCTGTGCTAATGTAGGATATCTAAGTAAGACCAAGGCCCTAACCCTTGGGGCTGTAGGACCTACAGCAAGAGGTTCTGGGCTTGAGTTAGATGTACGAGTTGACGAGCCCTATGCTGCATTCGATGAAATTCGATACAGTGCGGTGGTGTATAACGACGGTGATACATGGGCTAGGTTCATGGTCAGACTTGACGAGCTTCTTGCATCGATAGAAATTATAAACGAGTGTTTTGACAAAATGCCGTCAGGACCCATTAGAGTGCCTGTACCAGAGACTGCTCCTCGGAGTGCTGAAGGAGTATCAATTATCGAAGCTCCTAGAGGAGAACTAATACACCACGTGTATACGAAGAAAGGCGATGATAGGCCTTTGAGATACAGGATCAGAACGCCAACATATGCGAACATACCAGCGGTTTGCGAAATGCTCAAGGGGTGCTATATAGCCGACATCCCTGCCATTCTCGTTAGCATAGATCCATGCTTCTCATGTACCGACAGAGTGGCTTTAGTCGACAT